A genomic region of Serinus canaria isolate serCan28SL12 chromosome 1A, serCan2020, whole genome shotgun sequence contains the following coding sequences:
- the LOC127060817 gene encoding arginine-glutamic acid dipeptide repeats protein-like, whose protein sequence is MGERRRGESGEPGTGFPLDSQDQSCSLLQRAVAVLQSSSLHSGSQQLFQYSRALLVENELFLSELRAFARAKAAAGYSQEELQESFAFLLFDKEEEAQRVCQRGLRVNSSNICTLGDPAKGVYISKYSDCLHPSPWHQGKSGFIVICKLIKLPGSQHPFPGHLPAGEEPRGLPDDADGAAAAVDSTVSSSSGELPCREEEEEPSSTSCPESLSLQEHSREKLDGAGGEPEGVPEESAPDVSSGTAEEAAKEDLLDARITPSPPEELSCPSKSPGTEIPGSQTPNSSTAPWTDPPSAPRENGEQQQEKQQEAGSESGPGPPEDEEGVGGSGHSLEVEDGADPQPACDSVPLETTPGSAEPGGATEEGQECQEPSEHSEKEEREVEEEEKENEELEDESSFLGPVDLVLSESSDAEMECEHGEQNPGNSASPEEFGAPEEEPVPSPTSLAPPCPDRSSPAPSDGAGTDPGAFPEEMSPNQEELPDPWDAPGTPESETDGAGVASLAELGSPHGDSGELPVPPEPSLVRGAQPDSVTDSPDPAGATLGNGNGSEHKIRDQAPSGEHWEPAGNTGSPCRPGMSLALSPDTSSICLTSPTGSLDPWAAPEDQPMESIQSPSQSDLGQSSCFSQQGWGWHRSRPQFPGC, encoded by the exons ATGGGCGAGAGGCGGCGCGGGGAGAGCGGCGAGCCGGGCACGG gaTTCCCCCTGGATTCCCAGGATcagagctgttccctgctgcagagggccGTGGCCGTGCTCCAGAGCTCCTCTCTGCACTcgggctcccagcagctcttccagtACAGCCGAGCCCTCCTGGTGGAAAACGAGCTCTTCCTGAGTGAG CTCCGAGCTTTTGCCCGAGCCAAGGCGGCGGCGGGATacagccaggaggagctgcaggagagctttGCATTCCTGCTCTTCgacaaggaggaggag gCCCAGCGGGTTTGCCAGCGCGGGCTCCGCGTCAACAGCAGCAACATCTGCACCCTGGGGGACCCTGCCAAAG gggTTTATATTTCCAAATATTCCGACTGCCTCCACCCCAGCCCTTGGCACCAAGGGAAATCAGGATTTATTGTCATCTGTAAACTCATCAAG ctccctggatcCCAGCACCCCTTCCCAGGGCACCTCCCAGCCGGAGAGGAGCCCCGCGGACTCCCAGACGACGCGGACGGAGCTGCCGCAGCCGTGGACAGCACGGTGTCCTCCTCCTCgggggagctgccctgcagggaggaggaggaggagcctTCCTCCACCAGCTGTCCCGagagcctttccctgcaggagcattccagggaaaagctggaTGGGGCAGGCGGGGAGCCCGAGGGTGTTCCCGAGGAGAGCGCGCCCGACGTCTCCAGCGGCACCGCG gaggaggcagccaAGGAGGACCTGCTGGATGCCAGGatcacccccagccctcccgAGGAGCTCAGCTGTCCCAGCAAATCCCCGGGAACGGAAATCCCCGGGagccaaaccccaaactccagcacagctccGTGGACAGACCCCCCCAGTGCTCCTCGGGAAAacggggagcagcagcaggagaagcagcaggaggcaggatCAGAGAGTGGCCCCGGCCCTCCCGAGGATGAGGAGGGAGTGGGAGGCTCTGGGCATTCCCTGGAAGTTGAGGATGGCGCTGATCCGCAGCCTGCCTGTGATTCCGTGCCCTTGGAGACAACTCCTGGAAGTGCAGAGCCTGGGGGAGCCactgaggaagggcaggaatgCCAGGAGCCTTCGGAGCACTcggaaaaggaggagagggaggtggaggaggaggagaaggagaacgAGGAGCTGGAGGATGAAAGCTCCTTCCTGGGCCCTGTGGATTTGGTGCTGTCCGAGAGCAGCGATGCCGAGATGGAATGCGAGCACGGCGAGCAGAATCCAGGGAATTCGGCGTCTCCAGAGGAGTTTGGTGCTCCTGAAGAGGAGCCcgtgcccagccccacctccctGGCACCGCCCTGCCCTGACAGATCCTCCCCAGCGCCCTCAGATGGGGCTGGGACTGACCCTGGAGCCTTTCCCGAGGAGATGTCACCAAACCAGGAGGAGCTCCCGGATCCCTGGGACGCTCCGGGCACGCCGGAGTCAGAGACAGACGGGGCTGGAGTGGCCAGTCTGGCCGAGCTGGGGTCACCCCACGGTGACAGCGGGGAGCTGCCAGTCccccctgagcccagccttgTCCGTGGGGCACAGCCTGACAGTGTCACAGACAGCCCAGATCCTGCTGGAGCCACGCTGGGGAACGGGAACGGCTCCGAGCACAAAATCCGGGATCAGGCGCCCTCTGGAGAGCACTGGGAGCCTGCTGGGAACACAGGGTCCCCCTGCAGACCGGGAATGAGCCTGGCCCTGTCCCCTGACACCAGCTCCATCTGCCTGACCTCTCCCACCGGGTCCCTGGATCCGTGGGCTGCTCCAGAGGATCAGCCCATGGAGAGCATCCAGTCCCCGTCCCAGAGCGacctgggacagagcagctgcttctcccagcAGGGGTGGGGATGGCACCGATCCCGACCCCAATTCCCTGGATGCTGA
- the ASB13 gene encoding ankyrin repeat and SOCS box protein 13, with amino-acid sequence MPGLARSRPSGRPHDRPARPPARRRYRAGGMRRRGAAAAIRRPQEVEGRIGFQWDFPGFHWEFPVFIGHSRCSRAGSPECVQLLIEVGANLEAHDCHFGTPLHVACAREHLDCAKLLLQAGANVNAAKLHETALHHAAKVRNADLVELLVEFGGNIYARDNRGKKPSDYTWSSSPAAKCFEFYEKTPLSLAQLCRLAVRRAAGQRGLAKISQLQIPPRLIQYLSYN; translated from the exons ATGCCGGGGCTCGCTCGGAGCCGTCCCTCAGGCCGCCCTCATGaccgccccgcccggcccccggCGCGGCGCCGCTACCGGGCCGGCGGCATgaggcggcgcggggcggccgCCGCCATCCGCCGGCCCCAGGAAGTGGAAGGACGGATCGG atttcagtgggattttcCTGGATTTCATTGGGAATTCCCGGTGTTCATCGGGCATTCCCGCTGTTCCCGTGCAGGCAGCCCGGAGTGCGTGCAGCTCCTGATCGAGGTGGGTGCCAACCTGGAGGCGCACGACTGCCACTTCGGGACCCCCCTGCACGTGGCCTGCGCCCGGGAGCACCTGGACTGCGCcaagctgctcctccaggcgG gagccaACGTGAACGCGGCCAAGCTGCACGAGACGGCGCTGCACCACGCGGCCAAGGTGAGGAACGCGGAcctggtggagctgctggtggagtTCGGGGGCAACATCTACGCCCGGGACAACCGGGGCAAGAAACCCTCGGATtacacctggagcagcagccccgcCGCCAAGTGCTTCGAGTTCTATGAGA AGACCCCCctgagcctggcccagctgtgccGGCTCGCCGTGCGCCGCGCCGCCGGCCAGCGCGGCCTGGCCAAGAtctcccagctgcagatccCGCCCCGGCTCATCCAGTACCTCTCCTACAACTGA
- the LOC103822470 gene encoding calmodulin, striated muscle, translating into MAERLSEEKIAEFKEAFSLFDRDGDGCITTRELGTVMRSLGQNPTEAELQDMVGEVDADGSGTIDFPEFLSLMARKMRDTDSEEEIREAFRVFDKDGNGYISAAELRHVMTNLGEKLTDEEVDEMIKEADCNNDGQVNYEEFVRMMTEK; encoded by the coding sequence ATGGCCGAGCGGCTGTCGGAGGAGAAAATCGCCGAATTCAAGGAGGCTTTCTCCCTCTTCGACCGCGACGGCGACGGCTGCATCACCACCAGGGAGCTGGGCACCGTCATGCGCTCGCTGGGCCAGAACCCCACCGAGGCCGAGCTGCAGGACATGGTGGGCGAGGTGGACGCCGACGGCAGCGGCACCATCGACTTCCCCGAGTTCCTGTCGCTGATGGCCAGGAAGATGAGGGACACGGACAGCGAGGAGGAGATCCGCGAGGCCTTCCGCGTCTTCGACAAGGACGGCAACGGCTACATCAGCGCGGCGGAGCTGCGGCACGTCATGACCAACCTGGGCGAGAAGCTGACGGACGAGGAGGTGGACGAGATGATCAAGGAGGCCGACTGCAACAACGACGGGCAGGTCAACTACGAGGAGTTCGTCAGGATGATGACGGAGAAGTGA